The Mailhella massiliensis DNA segment TGGATGAGGCCGCGGATATCGAACATGGAGATGTTTTCCGGCTTCACGCCCATGGAGGCGTAGAAGCGGGCGCAGGCCATGCCTGCGGCGCCCGCGCCCATGACCACCACCTTCATGTCGGCAATGGCGCGGCCGGTGATGCGCGAGGCGTTCATGAGCGCCGCGCCGGTAATGACGGCGGTACCGTGCTGATCGTCGTGGAACACGGGGATGTTCATGGCCTTCTTCAGTTCTTCCTCGATATGGAAGCATTCCGGGCCGCGGATGTCCTCAAGGTTGATGCCGCCGAAGGTGGGTTCCAGCGCCTTTACGATGTCGATGAGGCGTTCCGGGTCGGAGCAGTCGAGTTCGATGTCGAAGGCGTCCACGTCGGCAAAGAGCTTGAAGAGCATGCTCTTGCCTTCCATGACGGGCTTGCCCGCCAGGGGGCCGATGTTGCCGAGGCCGAGCACGGCCGTGCCGTTGGTCACCACGGCCACGAGGTTGCCGCGGCCGGTGAGCTTTTCGGCCATGGAGGGATCGGCCACGATGTCGCGGCAGGCGTCGGCCACGCCGGGGCTGTAGGCGAGGGTGAGGTCGTCCTGCGAAACGGCCTTCTTGCTGGTCATGACTTCTATTTTGCCGGGGCGCGGCAGGCTGTGATAGCGCCGAACGTCTTCCTTGGTGTAGCTCATGGCATATCCTTATATGTTGCCCCGCATATGCGGGAAAGTTGCGTTATTTTTTTGAAAGTTGCGGAAGAGTCTAGCGGGAGAGCACGTCCTTCATCACGGCAAGGGCGTTCTGCATGGCTTCCATGTCCGCCTGCGTGCCCATGTGCCCCATGCGGAACACCTTGCCCGCCAGAGGGCCGAGGCTGCCGCCCACATGGAGGCCGCGTTCGGCAAGGGCGGCGCGCCACGCCGTCCATGCGTACCCTTCGGGCATGCGGACGGCCGTCACCGTGGGGGAGGAAACCGCTCCCTCGGCAGGCCACAGCTTCAGGCCGAGCTGCTGCACGCCTTCGCGGCAGGCGCGGGCCACGGCTTCGTGGCGGGCGAACACGTTTTCCAGCCCTTCTTCCTCCAGAGCGGAGAGAGAGGCGTCCAGCGCGGCAATGCCCCACCAGTTGGGCGTGTAGGGGAAGCGCATGGCGTCTTCAATGGCGTTGTCGAAGGGCTTCACGGCATCGTAACCGGTGTAGTTCACCTCGCGCACACGTTCCCAGGCGGCGGCGCTCACGCTCATGAAGCTCATGTCCGGCGGGCAGGAGAGGCATTTCTGCGAACCGCCGAGCACGCAGTCGGCATTCCAGGCGTCGGCATGTACGGGCGCGCCGCCGGCGCTGGCCACGGCATCCACCACAAGGAAGGGAACCCCCATGTCCTTTTTCAGCGCGCCGAGTTCCTCCAGCGGGTTCAGCGTGCCGGAAGGCGTTTCGCAGTGCACCGCCGTCATGAGCACGGGGTGATGTTCGCGTATGGCGTCCTTCACTCTTTCCAGCGTGGAAGCGCCGATGGTGCAATCGTACGGTTCCGAAACAAGCACAGCCTTGCAGCCCAGGGCCTTGGCCATGTCGGCAAAGCCGTCACCGAAAACGCCCGTACCCACGGAAAGCACGGTGTCGCCTTCCCTGAGCAGACTCTTCAGCGCTCCCCAGAGCACGAGCATACCTTCACCCGTGCCCATGAGCACGTCTTCCTTCGTGCCGAGCACGGCCTGCAGGCGGGTACGTACCGACTTGTAGAGTTCGAGATATTCCGTGCCCATGCGCGGGGGAGCATAATCGCGGGAAAGAGCCTGGGCGACACGGGGATGGATGGAAACGGGGCCGGGATAGAAGGGCATGGCCGCATAGGGCTTGAAGCTGTTCATGGCATGGCGCGGGAAGCGTGGTTGCGGCAGGGGAAGTCGCTTTTCCGCGCGTGGCTGCCTTCCCCGCCGTCTCCCTGCCGGGAGAAGGGCGGAATTTTTCCGCCGATAAAACACAAGAAGGGTTTTCGTCAAAATGGCCCGGTACTGTCAAGAGGTATTGCAGCCTGCCTGTCCCGCGAAGGCGGAGAGG contains these protein-coding regions:
- a CDS encoding pyridoxal-phosphate-dependent aminotransferase family protein; this translates as MNSFKPYAAMPFYPGPVSIHPRVAQALSRDYAPPRMGTEYLELYKSVRTRLQAVLGTKEDVLMGTGEGMLVLWGALKSLLREGDTVLSVGTGVFGDGFADMAKALGCKAVLVSEPYDCTIGASTLERVKDAIREHHPVLMTAVHCETPSGTLNPLEELGALKKDMGVPFLVVDAVASAGGAPVHADAWNADCVLGGSQKCLSCPPDMSFMSVSAAAWERVREVNYTGYDAVKPFDNAIEDAMRFPYTPNWWGIAALDASLSALEEEGLENVFARHEAVARACREGVQQLGLKLWPAEGAVSSPTVTAVRMPEGYAWTAWRAALAERGLHVGGSLGPLAGKVFRMGHMGTQADMEAMQNALAVMKDVLSR